The Plasmodium falciparum 3D7 genome assembly, chromosome: 5 DNA window GAATACCACACATTATAACAGGttcttcataattattattaccagagctatttgtattattattattattattattattattatcattatttttatttttgtcttcattttttttggtGTTATCCGATGGTACTTCCTTTTTTAATCCTTTGTTATCAAGTATACCTTTTCTATGAGTATATAACAAAGTGTTatctattaaaaattttaattcttGAAGGTATGTTTTACCTTCTTCAATTTTTTGTACTAACAAAAAACATTTGCATATTAAAATTAGTTCTGTGCTCATATCACCAGTTAAGTAATAACCGAAATATTtggaataatattttttagcTATCATATAAGAATGAATTGCTTGAATTAAACAATCCGAATATTTCTTATCATGATAACTGTTTACAGCAAATAATCTTAAatcatttcttatattttgtatttcacTATATCCTATAGAATAGTTAAAATTTTCCATGTTTTGTAAAATGAAAACAGCTTCCTTTACTTTAATCTGTTCATCATTCATCCTTAATGAATCTTCAAAAttgatatttttcattttcatgcAATTCACATGTTTACAATTTGATGATTTCAAATCCATTTTTGTTAACAAACTTAATGTATCAATATTTTTGTCATTTTCAATATCATTAACTGTGGCTAGTTTTATAGTTTGGTTTAATTCCAttgtgttttattattttattattactattataatgttttatttgttttccttttttttttttttttgagataTACAACCAAAATTAGGAAAttcagaaaaaaaaggaaaaaaaaaaaaaaattaaaataaatataaaaataaaatgatataaaataaaataaaatagacaggaaaaaaaaaaaaaagtatgttATATTCCTACAGAGTACATAAAAATGcacatcataatatatacgaatatttatatatatttgtcattattttgacaatatatatatatatatatattaagtgtaaaaataaatcatatcATGGTATGCTTCAATATTTGAAAAAGTATCAAATGATatatacaaacaaaaaaaaaaaaaaaaaaattcaatacaattataaatattaatacaaaaacaaatatgattaaaaatacaaaaaacaGGTttcaatacatatataattattgaaaaaaaaaatttattttttaatattttacattagacaaacaaaaaaaaaacaaaaaaaaaaattgttaaaTTATTgtctaaaaagaaaataaaaataaaaaaaaatgaacattgATAAATACGTTGCGTTGAATATTAAATGCAAAATTGtagttattaaaaaaaataataataatatataaataaataaataaataacaatttttttttttttttttatataaaaatagattatttatatgtattattttattctaacatgtgtatttttatgtattatattacatatattatttatatatatatatatgtaaatttattgttattatatatgtgctaAAATGTACatagtataatatatttttaagcactgcttaaaaatttataaaataataaatatatatatatatattaattatatatgtatggtGTActaagaatatttttttaaaaataacatataaaaaaaaaaaaaaaaatctatattttattttatacataactattattatatttagcGCAAAATTACTTTGAATACATTaagttgaaaaaaaaaaaatatatatatttttttattatgtattatatgtatttaattaCCATATTATGTGGGCAAAATAAGaagatttttttattttttattttttttttttacatgatttttaaaaattaattttttttttttttttctgttttattttattttgattttttataattatattatatatatatatatatatatatattaatttaattatttatttttttgtttatatatacaaatatatattttttttttacatgatGAAAAAgtttccatttttatttaacgaTATTGGAGGAAAAATAATTGAAGAAAGAATAAAGTCCATTTTATTAAGAAGTGAAATGTTTCATAGATTTGCCTTAAAAACTTATGAGATATATAATGAAGTGaagaataaatttaataatatagggaaaaaataaaatatggcTATTTCAATAATAAGGGAGGGTTTTCTtctttgtaaatatataaatatataaatatatgtttttttttttttttatatatttgtataatataataatatatattaggtaaaaataaatatttatttatatattacacatatatatatatatatttatatatttatattttttttttttttttatccttttttgTTGTCTGGGTTATGCCTTATAAATAATGCCCTTATTTAAGTATGATCTTAAGGCAAaggaaataatttttatgttgaataaaattaattttttttcaaccgtccatttttgtaaaattgATGTAAAATGTATCCCCTCATCTTtcacaaataattataacataaataaaagcACATATATGAATAGAAAATTTATAGTCGGTGATAAAAATGTAGGACGTATAAATAGTAATATGAGATTgagaaaattaaaagataagAACATGGTAATCTTTTGGAAGAAAGAAAACggtaacaatataaaaaaaaaaaaaaaaaaaagtggaaAAAAGTTATTTGCAAGTGGTTTTAAGAAAAgtgttattttaaataaatttcatatcgatttattaaatgaagaattaaaaaatgtagagaatgaaataaataataagtatTTAACTTCTAATgaggaaaaagaaattattttaagaaaatCTAAATATGCAAGTCAGAAATTTTATAAAGctaatgaagaagaaataaaaataattagaaAAAGTGAAGGACAATATTATTTACCCATTGAATGTGAAAATAGTACCATAATTCGTAttgttaatataaatgataaagtAACATCACCTATTTTTAGATGTGTGCGTAATAGTAAATTTGGtttaagaaaaaaggaaagaactttttttttttattattctacatttatttgttcttttttttttactatggGTATATGGCAATATaagaagatgaaaaaaaaaaaatttctaaTTAATTACAtttcaaataatttaaatgatgaaataataaatttaaatggTACAAATTTTCCATGGGTGAATGATTATAAAACATTGAAAGATGAGTATACACAATTAAGTAGAAATTtgttaaaatatgaaaacaaATTAGTAAGTgggtataatatattaagaaatatatatgttaatgtATTATCGAATTATGAAAATTGGATACCTTATTTTAACCTTATAggtatgtataaaaattatattgaaACGAGTGATTCAGTAAGTCGAATGAATTTTAAGGGAATGGAAAATATATGTGTTGATACAGATGATTATTTGagtaaaaatagaaataatttatatgacaatataaaaagaaaggagaaagaagaatataaaaatagtatTGAATATGTTACGGTAGAtttgaataatattgataatatatatgaatggttacttaaaataagaaatgaaaatattgtaatgaaattatatagaaaattttttaaaagaaatgagattataacaaatgatgaattaaaaaaacttGTTATTGAGAAATACAAATATCGTAAGGTCGAAATAACAGGTGTATTGGATACAACAAATGAAGTGTATGTAGGtccaaaaatatatgaaaaggaTAGTAagcaaaaatatttttatgttatatgtccattatttttaaaaaacggTAATTGTA harbors:
- a CDS encoding SURF1 domain-containing protein, putative, encoding MPLFKYDLKAKEIIFMLNKINFFSTVHFCKIDVKCIPSSFTNNYNINKSTYMNRKFIVGDKNVGRINSNMRLRKLKDKNMVIFWKKENGNNIKKKKKKSGKKLFASGFKKSVILNKFHIDLLNEELKNVENEINNKYLTSNEEKEIILRKSKYASQKFYKANEEEIKIIRKSEGQYYLPIECENSTIIRIVNINDKVTSPIFRCVRNSKFGLRKKERTFFFYYSTFICSFFFTMGIWQYKKMKKKKFLINYISNNLNDEIINLNGTNFPWVNDYKTLKDEYTQLSRNLLKYENKLVSGYNILRNIYVNVLSNYENWIPYFNLIGMYKNYIETSDSVSRMNFKGMENICVDTDDYLSKNRNNLYDNIKRKEKEEYKNSIEYVTVDLNNIDNIYEWLLKIRNENIVMKLYRKFFKRNEIITNDELKKLVIEKYKYRKVEITGVLDTTNEVYVGPKIYEKDSKQKYFYVICPLFLKNGNCILVNRGLVSNDILEEKINEIPKIVTIRAVLDPGELYECSFKKIKNFSNKSSKKESYFYYYNIEEICNHTNISKFEGTSYFIANVYDIIFHEDYLSDIQKYNNNNNVGEESNSPDKTNYIDLDNVNINNIDINQVDRETQERIKRLTKAKSNVIQKDKNYVNNLDDVYLSDIPYKSRPFRYDEHFIHKKKKDYVKFYADESTHFNYACQWFLFSFIFSTISIFKFVQFKRWVF